A genomic segment from Nocardia cyriacigeorgica GUH-2 encodes:
- a CDS encoding MMPL family transporter — protein MFTRWGDLVYRLRFAVIGVVVAALLALGGYGLGLGDHLSNSGWDDPTSESAEAARISDSAYGRDHTSDVIVLYTAPEGKTIHDPEFSSKIIDSLNRLPREHPEQIAKVNGAYWPTETGPAQPSLFGSKDGKHTFASIAIVGDNDTEMVRNFRAVKDVFYIDGVDVQVAGLQAVAGTLNDTIASDSKRMEVLAIPAVAILLFFIFGGVVAAALPLIVGGLTVIGANGIVMALTNFTDVNSFVSNVVSMIGLGLAIDYGLFIVSRFREELAEGYDTPAAVRRTVMTAGRTVVFSATMIIASLGGMLLFPQGFLKSVAYGTIATVSLAALASITLLPAMLGILGPRVDMFGLKWFRKTKTAEEVENGFWGKSTRWVMKHPLKIAIPISILLLLLIIPVKNLQFGGINERYLPPDNPTRMAQQNFDEIFPLRKSDPVQLIMISENGNSVGKVWKQASEAPGLAGKFEVPSRSTERPDVYRTTATLVDSEDYRPTIEYLRAMDVPDDVTLLVGGQPAFTMDSIDALIDRMPLMIALVLFVTTLLMFLTFGSLVLPIKAALMSALGLGSTLGILTWIFVDGHGADLLNFTPQPIMSPVLVLIIAVVYGLSTDYEVFLLSRMVEARAQGASTTEAIRIGTANTGRIITAAALILLVVTGAFAFSDLVMMQYIAYGMIAALFIDATILRMLLVPATMKLLGDDCWWAPAWMKRIQQKIGLGEPILDDERPARGEVVDLVKTTPITDPVTMQMPAMPESQQRKTPRRPRTVEEIEAEAPTQRLDALPPEPNRPRGASSTQHIPMPVPPDPTRPRAAHATPPEPGEAGKSGSTLRLTPETPQVRGSERILPPRTVAPDAGAAGDEGAPVSETGVIGGSPGPVSRPSSESASGYPGATDSGRSAATGPSHSSATGPAHPAESASGPSAFGGHFGPADPTRPRPHPPEQPFAPFGETPGGPAESARRQHDPVGGGQIGGAPRDAESAGPGSHHAEPAAPLTSRAEPAGPPPGTAEAAGRYADSAPTHRAEPAAGDASATAFFRVPTPEPAQAPDRLPPLPESSTEPAPAPEPQEPPRPLLPRVSTPGASPAPDESSTTEVPAQQLDSTQAPEAEAGDDNRSSIENWMAELRSSRRRTPPPDQGRHHSGDGRTVSVNELLRRRDSE, from the coding sequence GTGTTCACCCGCTGGGGCGATCTGGTCTACCGACTACGTTTCGCCGTCATCGGCGTCGTCGTGGCCGCACTGCTGGCACTGGGCGGCTACGGTCTCGGACTCGGCGACCATTTGAGCAACAGCGGATGGGACGACCCCACCTCGGAATCGGCCGAGGCGGCGCGGATCTCCGACTCGGCCTACGGCCGCGATCACACCAGCGACGTGATCGTGCTGTACACCGCGCCCGAGGGCAAAACCATCCACGACCCCGAGTTCAGCAGCAAGATCATCGACAGCCTGAACCGGCTGCCGCGCGAACATCCCGAGCAGATCGCCAAGGTCAACGGCGCCTACTGGCCCACCGAAACCGGTCCGGCGCAGCCGAGCCTGTTCGGGTCAAAGGACGGCAAACACACCTTCGCCTCGATCGCCATCGTCGGCGACAACGACACCGAGATGGTGCGCAACTTCCGCGCGGTCAAGGACGTCTTCTATATCGACGGCGTCGACGTGCAGGTCGCGGGCCTGCAAGCGGTGGCGGGCACGCTCAACGACACCATCGCCAGCGACTCCAAACGCATGGAAGTGCTGGCCATTCCGGCCGTGGCCATCCTGCTGTTCTTCATCTTCGGCGGTGTGGTGGCCGCGGCGCTGCCGCTGATCGTCGGCGGTCTGACGGTGATCGGCGCCAACGGCATCGTGATGGCGTTGACCAACTTCACCGACGTCAACTCCTTCGTCTCCAATGTCGTGTCGATGATCGGTCTCGGTCTGGCGATCGACTACGGCCTGTTCATCGTCAGTAGGTTCCGCGAGGAATTGGCCGAGGGCTACGACACACCGGCGGCGGTCCGGCGCACCGTGATGACCGCGGGCCGCACCGTGGTGTTCTCCGCGACCATGATCATCGCCAGCCTCGGCGGCATGCTGTTGTTCCCACAGGGCTTCCTGAAGTCGGTGGCCTACGGCACCATCGCGACGGTCTCGCTGGCCGCGCTGGCCTCGATCACCCTGCTGCCCGCGATGCTCGGCATCCTCGGGCCGCGGGTGGACATGTTCGGGCTCAAGTGGTTCCGCAAGACCAAGACCGCCGAAGAGGTCGAAAACGGTTTCTGGGGCAAGTCCACCCGCTGGGTGATGAAGCACCCGCTCAAGATCGCAATCCCGATCAGCATCCTGTTGCTGCTGCTGATCATCCCGGTCAAGAACCTGCAGTTCGGTGGTATCAACGAGCGGTATCTGCCGCCGGACAACCCCACCCGGATGGCGCAGCAGAACTTCGATGAGATCTTCCCGCTGCGCAAATCCGATCCGGTGCAGCTGATCATGATCTCCGAGAACGGCAACTCGGTCGGCAAGGTCTGGAAACAGGCCAGCGAGGCGCCGGGGCTGGCGGGCAAGTTCGAAGTGCCCTCGCGCTCCACCGAGCGCCCCGACGTCTACCGGACCACCGCGACGCTGGTCGACTCCGAGGACTACCGGCCCACCATCGAATACCTGCGGGCGATGGACGTTCCCGACGACGTCACCCTGCTGGTCGGCGGGCAACCGGCGTTCACCATGGACAGTATCGACGCACTGATCGATCGCATGCCGTTGATGATCGCGCTGGTGCTGTTCGTCACGACCTTGCTGATGTTCCTGACGTTCGGCTCGCTCGTGCTGCCCATCAAGGCGGCCTTGATGAGCGCGCTCGGTCTCGGGTCCACCCTCGGCATCCTGACCTGGATCTTCGTCGACGGTCACGGCGCCGATCTGCTGAACTTCACCCCGCAGCCGATCATGTCGCCGGTGCTGGTGCTGATCATCGCCGTGGTCTACGGCTTGTCCACCGACTACGAGGTGTTCCTCTTGTCTCGCATGGTGGAGGCGCGCGCACAGGGCGCCTCGACTACCGAGGCGATCCGGATCGGCACCGCGAACACCGGCCGCATCATCACCGCCGCCGCCTTGATCCTGCTGGTGGTGACCGGCGCGTTCGCCTTCTCCGATCTGGTGATGATGCAGTACATCGCCTACGGCATGATCGCGGCGCTGTTCATCGACGCCACCATCCTGCGCATGCTGCTGGTGCCCGCCACCATGAAGCTGCTCGGCGACGACTGCTGGTGGGCGCCGGCCTGGATGAAGCGCATCCAGCAGAAGATCGGGCTCGGCGAACCCATCCTCGACGATGAGCGGCCCGCCCGCGGCGAGGTCGTCGACCTGGTGAAGACCACACCGATCACAGATCCGGTGACCATGCAGATGCCGGCCATGCCGGAAAGCCAGCAGCGCAAGACGCCGCGGCGCCCGCGCACCGTCGAGGAGATCGAGGCCGAGGCGCCCACCCAGCGCCTGGATGCGCTGCCGCCGGAACCGAATCGGCCGCGCGGCGCCTCGTCCACCCAGCACATTCCGATGCCGGTGCCGCCGGATCCGACCCGGCCGCGGGCGGCGCATGCTACGCCACCGGAACCCGGTGAGGCCGGCAAGAGCGGATCGACGTTGCGGTTGACGCCGGAAACTCCGCAGGTGCGCGGTTCCGAGCGGATCCTGCCGCCGCGCACAGTTGCGCCCGATGCCGGGGCAGCCGGTGATGAGGGCGCGCCGGTTTCGGAGACCGGTGTGATCGGCGGCAGTCCCGGTCCGGTCTCGCGGCCTTCGAGCGAATCCGCTTCGGGTTATCCGGGTGCCACGGACTCCGGCCGTTCGGCCGCCACGGGTCCGAGCCACTCGAGCGCCACGGGTCCGGCCCATCCGGCCGAATCCGCTTCGGGACCGTCTGCTTTCGGCGGGCACTTCGGTCCCGCCGATCCGACTCGCCCGCGTCCGCATCCGCCCGAGCAGCCGTTCGCGCCGTTCGGTGAGACCCCGGGTGGTCCGGCGGAATCCGCTCGGCGGCAGCACGACCCGGTCGGCGGCGGGCAGATCGGCGGCGCGCCCCGGGATGCCGAGTCGGCCGGCCCGGGTTCGCACCATGCCGAACCAGCTGCCCCGCTCACGTCCCGCGCCGAACCGGCCGGTCCGCCGCCGGGCACCGCGGAAGCTGCCGGCCGGTATGCCGACTCCGCGCCCACGCACCGAGCGGAGCCGGCAGCAGGTGACGCGTCGGCGACCGCGTTCTTCCGGGTGCCCACACCCGAGCCGGCGCAGGCACCCGACCGGCTGCCTCCGCTGCCCGAGTCGTCCACCGAACCCGCACCGGCGCCCGAACCACAGGAACCCCCGCGTCCGCTGCTGCCCCGCGTCTCCACCCCCGGTGCGAGCCCGGCGCCCGACGAGTCGTCGACGACGGAAGTCCCGGCACAGCAATTGGATTCGACTCAGGCTCCCGAAGCCGAGGCCGGCGACGACAACCGCAGCAGCATCGAGAACTGGATGGCCGAACTCCGCTCCTCCCGCCGCCGCACCCCACCGCCGGACCAGGGGCGGCACCACTCCGGTGACGGGCGCACGGTCAGCGTGAACGAACTGCTGCGGCGGCGCGACAGCGAGTAG
- a CDS encoding DUF2339 domain-containing protein produces the protein MGAAWRPPERVKRTPWWQQEGVISRVLAVAGVGVTLIGVVMLLVLAAQAGFFGPVPRVVTGVVFSAALVAAGVRVYGRSGGQVGGIALAATGIAGGYLNVVGVTTVYEWLPPVAGLVLASAVAAAGVWLAMRWNSQTLAVLVVAGAAVLSPVVTVELALLGFLIVLQAACVPVQLARNWPILHVIRTAPAVLATLAAITVATFDEPERARLYWLLTAAVAIAAVGLVGAVLAVRERVGDFTATITLAMAATPLLAAPVMFERRTSVLIAGLFAAVLLAVAATAVVQNQRLRQFIPPHTAITAAVAGSFALLEACIGVTTVQTLPTALFLVALGFLGVAGQLRNAVAAGLGAMFAALAALVFLDSASPETLAVQRFAEEQLGIATLLAALLALAVVVVGVWAVRRLPAISGDIADAVVWVAGSLAGLYAVTAATVSIGVSSGAADGFLIGHSAATITWMVAATAALLYGLRKLSRSPAVAKLALGSGLLVTAAALAKLFLFDLATLDGLVRVAAFLIVGVLLLLAGTRYARAFADAGSEDQPTQ, from the coding sequence GTGGGGGCGGCGTGGCGGCCGCCGGAGCGGGTGAAGCGGACGCCGTGGTGGCAGCAGGAGGGGGTGATCAGCCGGGTGTTGGCGGTGGCGGGGGTCGGGGTGACGTTGATCGGGGTGGTGATGCTGCTGGTGCTGGCGGCGCAGGCGGGGTTCTTCGGGCCGGTGCCTCGGGTGGTGACCGGTGTGGTGTTCTCGGCGGCGCTGGTGGCGGCAGGCGTGCGGGTGTATGGGCGTAGTGGCGGGCAGGTCGGTGGAATCGCGTTGGCGGCCACCGGTATCGCGGGCGGGTATCTGAATGTGGTCGGGGTGACCACGGTGTACGAGTGGTTGCCGCCGGTGGCGGGGTTGGTGCTGGCGTCGGCGGTCGCGGCGGCGGGGGTGTGGTTGGCGATGCGGTGGAATTCGCAGACGCTCGCCGTGTTGGTGGTGGCCGGGGCTGCGGTGCTGTCGCCGGTGGTCACCGTGGAACTGGCGCTGCTCGGTTTCCTCATCGTGTTGCAAGCCGCTTGTGTACCAGTGCAATTGGCGCGCAACTGGCCGATCCTGCACGTCATCCGGACGGCGCCGGCGGTGCTGGCCACGCTGGCCGCGATCACCGTGGCCACCTTCGACGAGCCCGAGCGGGCCCGGCTGTACTGGCTGCTCACCGCCGCGGTGGCGATCGCCGCCGTCGGACTGGTGGGCGCGGTGCTCGCGGTGCGGGAACGGGTCGGCGACTTCACCGCCACCATCACCCTCGCGATGGCGGCCACGCCGCTGCTGGCCGCGCCGGTGATGTTCGAGCGCCGCACCTCGGTGCTCATCGCCGGACTCTTCGCCGCGGTGTTGCTGGCCGTGGCCGCGACCGCCGTTGTACAGAATCAACGACTGCGTCAGTTCATTCCGCCGCACACCGCGATCACCGCTGCCGTCGCCGGCTCGTTCGCGCTGCTGGAGGCGTGCATCGGCGTGACGACCGTGCAAACCCTGCCGACCGCGCTGTTCCTGGTCGCCCTCGGCTTCCTCGGCGTCGCCGGACAGTTGCGCAATGCGGTGGCCGCCGGCCTCGGCGCGATGTTCGCCGCTCTCGCGGCGCTGGTATTCCTCGACAGCGCGTCGCCGGAAACCCTTGCGGTGCAACGGTTCGCCGAGGAACAGCTCGGCATCGCGACCCTGCTGGCCGCGCTGCTCGCCCTCGCGGTCGTGGTGGTGGGCGTGTGGGCCGTGCGCAGGCTGCCCGCGATCAGCGGCGATATCGCCGATGCGGTGGTCTGGGTGGCCGGGAGCCTGGCCGGCCTGTACGCGGTGACGGCGGCGACGGTGTCGATCGGCGTTTCCTCCGGCGCCGCCGACGGATTCCTCATCGGCCACAGTGCCGCCACCATCACCTGGATGGTCGCCGCCACCGCCGCGCTGCTCTACGGCCTGCGCAAACTGTCCCGCTCACCGGCCGTGGCCAAACTGGCCCTCGGCTCCGGCCTGCTGGTCACCGCGGCCGCCCTGGCCAAACTGTTCCTGTTCGACCTGGCCACCCTCGACGGCCTGGTGCGCGTGGCCGCCTTCCTGATCGTCGGCGTCCTGCTCCTGCTCGCAGGCACCCGCTACGCCCGCGCCTTCGCCGACGCCGGCAGCGAGGACCAGCCGACGCAATAG
- a CDS encoding type II toxin-antitoxin system VapC family toxin produces MTGDIPAIGIVDTNVLILRRHIDPETLPAQMAISAVTLAELSAGPHAVRSNAEQQDYDEHEERARRLEVLQRAESEFDPIPFDVEAARVYGRIYAAVIAIGRKPRGRTADLLIAATAAAEQLPLFTTNPKDYAGLERIVDVIAVPVSGAAG; encoded by the coding sequence ATGACCGGTGATATCCCGGCGATCGGAATTGTCGATACCAATGTTCTGATCCTGCGCCGGCATATCGACCCTGAGACGCTGCCCGCACAGATGGCGATCAGCGCCGTCACCTTGGCCGAGTTGTCGGCGGGGCCGCATGCTGTCCGGAGCAACGCGGAGCAACAGGACTACGACGAGCACGAAGAACGTGCCCGACGCCTGGAAGTGCTCCAGCGTGCCGAGAGCGAATTCGATCCGATCCCCTTCGATGTAGAAGCGGCCCGAGTGTACGGGCGCATATACGCCGCTGTGATCGCGATCGGTCGCAAGCCGCGGGGCAGAACCGCCGACCTCCTGATCGCCGCAACAGCAGCCGCGGAGCAGTTGCCGCTGTTCACCACAAACCCCAAGGACTATGCGGGCCTCGAGCGGATCGTCGACGTCATCGCGGTCCCGGTCTCCGGGGCTGCTGGATAA
- a CDS encoding type II toxin-antitoxin system Phd/YefM family antitoxin: MQPEITQRDLRNRSKEIMDAVEHGRSFTVTRDGHQIGELIPLRRRRRFVSRADFAAMSRNAPVVDAALFRADLDAVADSEPSSPYDR, from the coding sequence ATGCAGCCCGAGATCACTCAGCGCGACCTGCGCAACCGGTCGAAAGAGATCATGGACGCCGTCGAACACGGGCGGTCGTTCACGGTGACCCGCGACGGTCATCAGATCGGCGAGCTGATTCCGCTCCGTCGGCGGCGCCGCTTCGTCAGCCGAGCCGACTTCGCTGCGATGTCGCGGAATGCGCCGGTGGTCGATGCGGCGTTGTTCCGGGCCGACCTGGACGCAGTGGCCGATAGCGAGCCGAGCAGCCCATATGACCGGTGA
- a CDS encoding DUF1707 SHOCT-like domain-containing protein, whose protein sequence is MGDRDLRVSDAEREHVGELLQRAVGLGMLSLGEFTERMDTALAAKTRGELNSVLIDLPGVRLVGQPAAPSTDFVNAPRPLAGPSAPPLAPMPQHPGNVIRGRLSTLSRRGPWQVAPVLHTNNVLSSVTLDFTEAIMATQVVELHVDDYATGLTLIVPSEATVDLNGLDLVGSSATNKVRTGPPIGRLHLIVHGRTRFGSVTAKHPFMSNWRKIMGF, encoded by the coding sequence GTGGGCGATCGTGACCTGCGGGTCTCCGATGCCGAACGGGAACACGTGGGTGAGCTGCTGCAACGTGCCGTCGGGCTGGGGATGCTGTCGCTGGGGGAGTTCACCGAGCGGATGGATACGGCGCTGGCCGCCAAGACCCGCGGCGAACTGAACTCCGTGCTCATCGACCTGCCCGGGGTGCGGCTGGTCGGGCAGCCCGCCGCCCCGTCCACCGACTTCGTCAACGCGCCGCGCCCGCTAGCCGGACCGTCCGCGCCGCCCCTCGCGCCGATGCCGCAGCATCCGGGCAACGTCATCCGAGGCAGGTTGTCCACCCTCAGCCGCCGCGGACCCTGGCAGGTCGCGCCGGTGCTGCACACCAACAATGTGCTCTCCTCGGTCACCCTGGATTTCACCGAGGCGATCATGGCCACGCAGGTGGTTGAGCTGCACGTCGACGACTACGCCACCGGGCTCACCTTGATCGTCCCCAGCGAGGCCACCGTCGACCTCAACGGCCTCGACCTGGTCGGCTCCAGCGCCACCAACAAGGTCCGCACCGGCCCACCCATCGGCCGCCTCCACCTCATCGTCCACGGCCGCACCCGCTTCGGCTCCGTCACCGCCAAACACCCGTTCATGTCGAACTGGCGCAAGATCATGGGGTTCTGA
- a CDS encoding response regulator yields MSEDAITVMVVDDHPMWRDGVSRDLTESGFEVVATADGVGAATRRAAAVRPHVVLMDMQLPDGNGAQATAEVLRVSPESRVLVLSASAERDDVLDAIKAGATGYLVKSASSAELRDAVRATAAGQAVFTPGLAGLVLGEYRRIATAPADPATPPRPALTERETEVLRMVAKGLSAKQIASRLGLSHRTVENHVQATLRKLQLANRVELTRYAIEQGLE; encoded by the coding sequence ATGAGCGAGGACGCGATCACCGTGATGGTGGTGGACGACCACCCGATGTGGCGCGACGGCGTCTCCCGGGATCTGACCGAATCCGGATTCGAGGTCGTGGCCACCGCCGACGGTGTGGGCGCGGCGACCCGGCGAGCCGCCGCCGTGCGACCCCACGTGGTGCTGATGGACATGCAGCTACCCGACGGCAACGGCGCCCAGGCCACCGCGGAAGTGCTGCGGGTCTCGCCGGAGAGCCGGGTGCTGGTGCTGTCGGCGTCGGCCGAACGCGACGATGTGCTCGACGCGATCAAGGCCGGCGCCACCGGATACCTGGTGAAGAGCGCGTCGTCAGCGGAACTGCGCGATGCCGTGCGCGCGACCGCGGCCGGTCAAGCGGTGTTCACGCCTGGGCTGGCAGGGCTGGTGCTCGGTGAGTACCGACGCATCGCCACCGCGCCCGCCGATCCGGCGACGCCGCCGCGGCCCGCGCTCACCGAGCGGGAAACCGAGGTGCTGCGGATGGTGGCGAAGGGGTTGTCGGCCAAGCAGATCGCCTCGCGGCTGGGGTTGTCGCATCGCACGGTGGAGAACCATGTGCAGGCGACGTTGCGGAAGTTGCAGCTGGCCAATCGGGTCGAGTTGACGCGGTATGCGATCGAGCAGGGGTTGGAGTAG